One genomic segment of Hevea brasiliensis isolate MT/VB/25A 57/8 chromosome 3, ASM3005281v1, whole genome shotgun sequence includes these proteins:
- the LOC131169102 gene encoding uncharacterized protein LOC131169102 isoform X2, with protein MVLDMFISIFTEIIKDPIMQFVVVPIKRHISYPFTYKTKVERLQDESQQLNSKRDRLQQSVADASRRGEEIYDDVSKWLISAGKAIQEAEQLIQVKEQAKERCFIGLCPNLKTRYHLSKKAEKKASLIDKLRNQGGLEPIGHPQPPKQKVAPSVYDREELPSRKSILKEIMDSLRDPNLNMIGVYGMGGVGKTTLAREVHRQAQDDKLFDVVIFVAVSQSPELRRIQAEVAEVLGLDLDEEGILLRANRLYERLNKEKILIILDDIWTNLQLEEVGIPFGADCKGCKILLTSRRRDVCHRMGAQKVLELEVLREEEAWNLFKFTVSVADGQEPKLPPLAAEIAKKCAGLPLLILKVATDLQMKESYMWDDKLKQLSDLDNEEIQKKVHLVLKLSYDNLPRSELRSFFLLCGLFGQSNIQIQNLLKYGMGVGLFKHIATVEEARNKVYTLIDELKAECLLLDGDMNGYVKMHDTVRDTALLIASKEQHIFIGTSGTGLGELPTKDCTRISIPYCDIQALPQGMECPKADLLSVFTEDLSLDIPQLIFDGIRRLKVVDFTGMCFMSLPSSLGFLTNLHSLCLHRCHLDDIAIIGELKQLEVLSLADSYIVELPRQIEQLSRLKLLDIGNCSNLKVIPANVLSKFSMLEELYVSNSFVEWEAEAISNQGNANLAELEGLSHLRTLEIQVVDAKIIPKALFFNGLQRYRILIGDVWDWRVNFETSRTLKLKLKTSSYLEHGIRVLLRETEDLYLDEVRGIENVLYDIDGEGFPRLKHFHFQNDVLIQRIISSPKWAPYPAFPILESLFLENLMNLETICHGQLARGSFSKLRTLDVGKCQRLEAMIIDECEYNNEVVEFNQLRSLKLNDLPNLRSFCWKRKVATGTEARQKQLTACPLEEIVSEDELGAELSLFNRMVSFPNLEELQLTSVACERIWNDQLSATCSNLTSLIVYECNNLKHLFTTSIVKCLLQLKKLRIKDCNSMEEILLTEELVEEEEEERINKKRKRYSIEFQCLQELTIDGCRALVTFVAKTDTKRNTEIQPLFDEMVSFSKLEVLYIKNMNNLKNIWHNQLAADSFCKLKSLSILFCPRLVTVFPLAVLERFQRLEELDLWYCDSVQEIYQLQGYNVKEVNVAAAFELRDLFIANCHSLKHIWSKDPQGVFTFQNLESVNVGWCNVLKNIFPASIAQGLLKLEKLELRWCEEVEEIVAQEEGVDLKNIFPQLHTLIFSHLPKLRSFYSGGTHTFEWPKLKCLKVENCDKVRKFGSDEKEVGQESIPIEKPLFFLGKVSPKLEELTLEHKDLSAIQHGLSPFQCFSKLRVLNLLSLRDESRPFLILLLKRVSHLDKISVSYSYLEELFSHEGLVGEEEDAIARILTRVKNLELHSLDNLKCIWNQDSRVQPRLQCLQTLKVIYCGSLINVAPSSSSSFLRLTTLEVNSCGRLKNLIMASTAKSMVQLSKMIIKNCEMMTEIVASDGDHNEDEIIFCKLKYLELSGLSSLTSFCTGNHVFNFPSLEIVIVKKCFRMKKFSGGFLITPKLRGIRLNKYADKQHWEGNLNETIACQLTNMQVGTDFQVSKFPELWNGKIQGKLFHNVECLTVDACTFTSNAISAHLLQFLNKLRQINVTDSDSLEVVFDLEGLSSDNGLLPRLSELKLMNLPMLRQLWNKHPQVILDFKNLRLLQIENCSSLKYIFTGSMALCLSQLQEVELKYCNMMEGIIEVEEANKMIFPSLKSMILECLPKFSNFCSRSSNLECPSLKKMSIYDCPSMKTFFSTLLREQKPKGNGEGREQRQDKEEFDVPFSHKVAIPSLEELKVEWKTMKDMWPEKFQSVFLSGLKGIELTCYPGGCELLPTDFFQILINLEKLVLRDASFEAEHEANIGEQVHPESCKVPMLKHLMEKDSQQVPASQYLETEAMDCGRLKILLPFTLSFENLTTLEVSNCQGLINLMTSITSRSLVQLRRMKVEKCEMMQEIVASETDDEEEQICFSQLQYLELHDLPRLTSFCSANPAFNFPSLEEVIIRACPNMKIFAKDVLSTPKLRQVQTGKHKYEWEWEGSLNNTIEALVAHTNAEETGEASVHMHELQ; from the exons atggtACTGGATATGTTTATCTCCATCTTCACCGAGATCATTAAAGATCCCATCATGCAATTCGTTGTCGTTCCTATCAAACGACACATTAGTTATCCTTTCACCTACAAGACAAAGGTTGAGAGGCTCCAGGATGAGTCTCAGCAATTGAACAGCAAAAGAGACAGGTTGCAGCAATCAGTTGCTGATGCTTCAAGAAGAGGGGAGGAGATCTACGATGACGTCAGCAAGTGGCTTATCAGTGCGGGAAAAGCTATTCAAGAAGCCGAGCAACTTATCCAAGTCAAAGAACAAGCGAAGGAGAGGTGCTTCATCGGTTTGTGTCCCAATTTGAAGACGCGCTACCACCTCAGCAAGAAAGCAGAAAAGAAAGCTTCGTTGATTGATAAGCTTCGGAATCAGGGTGGACTTGAACCAATTGGCCACCCTCAACCTCCAAAGCAGAAAGTGGCCCCATCTGTATATGATCGTGAGGAACTGCCTTCGAGGAAGTCAATTTTGAAGGAAATAATGGATTCGCTGAGAGATCCTAATCTTAACATGATTGGTGTTTATGGGATGGGCGGGGTCGGTAAGACCACCCTAGCTAGGGAGGTCCATAGACAAGCCCAAGATGATAAGTTATTCGATGTTGTGATTTTTGTTGCTGTATCACAATCGCCAGAGCTCAGAAGAATTCAAGCGGAGGTTGCTGAAGTCTTGGGTCTTGATCTTGATGAGGAGGGAATCCTCCTAAGAGCAAATCGACTATATGAGAGATTGAATAAAGAGAAGATACTTATCATTCTTGATGACATTTGGACAAACCTTCAATTAGAGGAAGTGGGAATTCCATTTGGGGCCGATTGCAAGGGATGCAAAATATTATTGACTTCGAGGAGAAGAGATGTGTGCCATAGGATGGGAGCGCAGAAAGTTTTGGAACTTGAAGTTCTACGAGAAGAAGAGGCATGGAATTTGTTTAAATTCACCGTATCTGTAGCTGATGGCCAAGAACCTAAGTTACCTCCTTTAGCAGCTGAAATTGCAAAAAAATGTGCAGGATTGCCGCTTCTCATACTCAAAGTTGCTACAGATTTGCAAATGAAGGAGTCATATATGTGGGATGATAAGCTGAAGCAACTTTCTGACTTGGATAATGAAGAAATACAGAAAAAGGTGCACTTGGTTCTTAAGTTAAGCTACGACAATTTGCCTCGCAGTGAACTCAGGTCGTTTTTCTTGCTTTGTGGTCTGTTTGGACAGTCTAATATTCAGATCCAAAACTTGCTAAAATATGGTATGGGTGTGGGTTTATTTAAGCACATAGCTACTGTTGAAGAAGCGAGAAACAAAGTATATACTTTGATTGATGAACTGAAAGCTGAGTGTTTACTGCTAGATGGTGACATGAATGGATATGTGAAAATGCATGACACTGTTCGTGACACTGCCCTGTTAATAGCTTCTAAAGAGCAACATATTTTTATAGGCACAAGTGGTACTGGGTTGGGGGAATTGCCAACCAAGGATTGCACCAGAATTTCAATACCTTACTGTGATATCCAAGCACTTCCTCAAGGGATGGAATGCCCAAAAGCTGATTTATTGTCGGTCTTCACTGAAGATCTTTCTTTGGATATCCCTCAATTAATTTTTGATGGAATTAGACGACTCAAAGTAGTGGATTTTACAGGGATGTGTTTCATGTCTCTGCCTTCATCACTTGGTTTCCTAACAAACCTTCATTCCTTGTGCTTGCATCGATGCCATCTGGATGACATAGCTATCATTGGAGAGCTAAAGCAACTAGAAGTTCTCAGTTTAGCAGATTCCTATATTGTTGAGTTGCCCAGACAAATAGAACAATTAAGTAGACTAAAATTACTGGATATCGGCAATTGTTCCAATCTTAAAGTCATTCCAGCAAATGTCTTATCCAAGTTTTCCATGTTAGAAGAATTGTATGTGAGCAACAGCTTTGTTGAATGGGAGGCGGAAGCAATCAGCAATCAGGGGAATGCAAACCTTGCTGAGTTGGAAGGGTTGTCTCACCTTAGAACTCTGGAAATACAAGTTGTAGATGCGAAGATAATACCAAAAGCCCTGTTCTTCAATGGATTGCAGAGGTATAGAATACTCATAGGAGATGTATGGGACTGGCGTGTAAACTTTGAAACTTCAAGAACTCTAAAACTCAAGCTCAAGACAAGTAGTTACTTGGAGCATGGGATTAGAGTGTTGTTGAGGGAGACTGAAGATCTGTATTTAGATGAAGTGAGGGGAATTGAAAATGTGTTGTATGATATTGATGGAGAAGGCTTTCCACGGTTGAAGCACTTCCACTTCCAAAATGACGTTTTGATTCAACGCATTATCAGCTCACCAAAATGGGCTCCATATCCTGCCTTTCCCATCCTAGAGTCCTTGTTTTTAGAAAATTTAATGAACCTGGAGACAATTTGTCACGGTCAACTTGCACGAGGTTCATTTAGCAAATTAAGAACCTTAGATGTTGGAAAATGCCAAAGATTAGAAGCTATGATAATAGATGAATGTGAATACAACAATGAAGTGGTTGAGTTCAATCAACTGCGCTCCTTGAAGCTAAATGATTTACCAAACCTCAGAAGCTTTTGCTGGAAAAGGAAGGTGGCTACAGGAACAGAAGCAAGACAAAAGCAATTGACAGCCTGTCCACTTGAGGAAATTGTGTCGGAGGATGAGCTTGGTGCTGAATTATCACTTTTCAACAGAATG GTTTCTTTTCCCAACTTGGAGGAATTGCAATTAACCTCAGTTGCTTGTGAAAGGATATGGAACGACCAACTTTCCGCAACATGTTCAAACTTAACGAGTTTGATTGTGTATGAATGCAACAATTTGAAGCATTTATTCACAACTTCAATTGTTAAATGTCTTTTGCAGCTTAAAAAACTTAGGATAAAAGATTGTAATTCCATGGAAGAGATATTACTGACAGAGGAactagtagaagaagaagaggaagagaggaTAAATAAGAAGAGGAAGAGGTATTCAATTGAATTTCAGTGCCTTCAAGAATTAACAATAGATGGGTGCAGAGCATTGGTGACTTTCGTTGCCAAAACAGATACGAAACGTAACACTGAAATTCAACCACTCTTTGATGAAATG GTTTCTTTCTCTAAATTGGAGGTACTGTACATAAAAAATATGAACAACTTGAAAAATATATGGCACAACCAACTGGCAGCTGATTCCTTCTGCAAACTGAAATCATTGTCAATTTTATTTTGCCCAAGACTAGTGACTGTTTTTCCATTGGCTGTCTTGGAAAGATTCCAGAGATTAGAGGAGTTGGATTTATGGTATTGTGATTCAGTGCAAGAGATATATCAACTTCAAGGGTACAATGTTAAAGAAGTAAATGTTGCTGCAGcatttgagctaagagatttaTTTATAGCAAATTGTCACTCATTGAAGCATATATGGAGTAAGGATCCACAAGGAGTTTTCACTTTTCAAAATCTGGAATCAGTTAATGTTGGATGGTGTAATGTCCTGAAAAATATCTTTCCAGCCTCCATAGCCCAAGGTCTTTTGAAACTTGAAAAGCTTGAATTAAGATGGTGTGAGGAAGTGGAGGAGATAGTTGCACAGGAAGAAGGTGTAGATCTGAAAAATATCTTTCCTCAGTTGCACACTCTTATATTTTCACATCTACCAAAACTAAGGAGTTTCTATTCAGGAGGGACACATACTTTTGAGTGGCCGAAATTGAAATGTTTGAAAGTGGAAAATTGTGACAAAGTGAGGAAATTCGGTTCAGATGAAAAAGAAGTAGGCCAAGAAAGCATCCCAATTGAAAAACCTCTCTTTTTCTTGGGAAAG gTTAGTCCCAAATTGGAGGAATTGACATTGGAGCACAAGGACTTGAGTGCGATACAACATGGTTTATCACCATTTCAGTGTTTTTCCAAACTCAGAGTTCTAAACTTGCTCTCTCTGCGGGATGAATCACGTCCTTTTCTAATCCTTCTCCTTAAAAGAGTATCCCATCTGGATAAAATTTCTGTATCATACTCTTATTTAGAAGAGTTATTCTCACATGAAGGACTTGTTGGGGAGGAGGAAGATGCTATTGCTAGGATACTTACACGGGTGAAAAACTTGGAGTTACACTCTCTTGATAATTTGAAGTGTATTTGGAATCAAGATTCCCGAGTACAACCGCGTCTTCAATGTCTTCAGACTCTGAAAGTAATTTATTGCGGTAGTTTGATCAACGTAGCAccgtcatcatcatcatctttccTCAGACtaacaactcttgaagtgaattcaTGTGGAAGGTTGAAAAACCTGATAATGGCATCCACAGCCAAAAGTATGGTTCAACTCTCCAAAATGATCATAAAAAATTGCGAAATGATGACAGAAATAGTAGCAAGTGATGGAGATCATAacgaggatgaaattattttcTGCAAATTGAAATATTTGGAACTTAGTGGTTTAAGTAGTCTCACCAGCTTTTGCACAGGGAATCACGTATTCAATTTTCCATCTTTAGAAATCGTTATTGTCAAAAAATGCTTTCGGATGAAGAAATTCTCTGGAGGATTCTTAATCACACCAAAGCTACGGGGAATAAGACTGAACAAATACGCAGATAAACAACATTGGGAAGGAAACCTTAATGAGACCATAGCATGTCAGTTAACAAATATGCAG GTTGGCACAGATTTTCAAGTATCCAAGTTTCCTGAGCTCTGGAATGGCAAAATCCAAGGAAAGCTCTTCCACAATGTAGAATGCCTAACCGTGGACGCATGTACATTTACTTCCAATGCCATATCGGCCCATTTGTTACAGTTCTTGAACAAGTTGAGACAGATAAATGTAACGGACAGTGATTCACTAGAAGTAGTATTTGACTTGGAAGGGCTATCTTCTGATAATGGGCTGCTACCTCGATTAAGTGAATTGAAGTTAATGAATCTACCTATGCTGAGACAGTTATGGAACAAGCATCCTCAGGTAATTTTGGACTTCAAGAACCTAAGATTGCTCCAAATTGAAAATTGTAGCAGCTTGAAGTATATATTTACTGGGTCAATGGCATTGTGCCTCTCGCAACTTCAAGAGGTAGAGCTGAAATATTGTAACATGATGGAAGGAATAATAGAAGTAGAGGAAGCTAATAAGATGATATTTCCCTCATTGAAGTCCATGATCCTTGAATGTTTgcctaaattttcaaatttttgttcAAGAAGTAGTAATCTGGAATGTCCATCATTGAAAAAGATGAGCATATATGACTGTCCAAGCATGAAGACATTCTTTTCCACACTACTACGGGAACAAAAACCAAAAGGAAATGGTGAAGGGAGGGAGCAAAGACAAGACAAGGAAGAGTTCGATGTCCCTTTTAGCCATaag GTTGCAATCCCAAGCTTAGAAGAATTGAAAGTGGAATGGAAAACCATGAAGGATATGtggccagaaaaatttcaatccgtgtTCTTGTCTGGACTGAAAGGCATTGAGCTGACATGTTATCCTGGTGGATGTGAACTTTTGCCAACCgatttctttcaaattttaatcAATCTGGAGAAACTTGTTTTGAGAGATGCTTCATTTGAAGCAGAACATGAAGCAAACATTGGTGAGCAAGTACATCCCGAATCATGTAAGGTGCCAATGCTCAAGCATCTGATGGAGAAAGACTCCCAGCAAGTCCCAGCTTCTCAATATCTGGAGACAGAAGCAATGGATTGTGGCAGATTGAAAATTTTACTGCCATTCACTCTTTCTTTCGAAAATTTAACAACTCTGGAGGTATCAAATTGCCAAGGTCTAATAAATCTAATGACTTCAATTACATCTAGAAGTCTTGTGCAACTTAGAAGAATGAAGGTAGAGAAATGTGAAATGATGCAAGAAATTGTAGCGAGTGAAACAGATGATGAAGAAGAACAGATTTGCTTCAGTCAACTACAATATTTGGAGCTTCATGATCTACCACGCCTCACAAGCTTTTGCTCTGCTAATCCTGCCTTCAATTTCCCATCCTTGGAGGAAGTGATCATTAGAGCATGTCCCAATATGAAGATTTTTGCTAAAGATGTTTTAAGCACTCCAAAACTACGGCAAGTTCAAACCGGAAAACATAAATATGAATGGGAATGGGAAGGCAGCCTTAATAACACCATTGAAGCATTAGTTGCACATACG AATGCTGAAGAAACAGGGGAGGCCAGCGTTCATATGCATGAGCTCCAGTGA